Genomic DNA from Jejubacter calystegiae:
CGGGTGCGGCTTTTTGTTCTCGACATCGTCGCCGCCGATAATCGGCTCGAAGTAACCCGACAGCCCCAGGCTTTCCAGGATCGGCCGCACAAAGGGGGTGGGCTTATTGGTGACCAGCGCCAGCGCCACACCATGCTGTTTTAGCGCGGCCAGGGTTTCTGCAACCGCCGGGAACAGGAAGCTCCCCTGTTCAGCGACTTCGCCATAATAGCGATCGAACAGTTTGCGCATCATACGGCGCATTTCGTCGTCCGGCTGCGGTTCGCCTTTACCTTCGGCCTTTTCTTTCAGAGCCCAGCATAACGCCCGCTCCGCCAGCACATCGGCGCCATTGCCAATCCAGGTAATGACCCGATCTTCACCGGCCCGAGGCAGCTCCAGCGCGTAAAGCGCGTTATCCACCGCCTCGGTCAGACCCGGAGCGCTGTCCACCAGGGTGCCGTCAAGATCGAAGGCAACGGCACGCAGGGTTGAAAACTTATCCATGACTCACCTTTGCCAGTTCACTACGCATCTGATCAATTACCGCTTTATAATCCGGCTTCCCGAAGATAGCCGATCCCGCGACAAACATATCGGCTCCCGCCGCGGCAATCTCGCCAATGTTGTCGGCCTTCACGCCGCCATCCACTTCCAAGCGGATATCCAGACCAGAGGCATCAATGCGCTCACGTACCTGACGTAGTTTTTCCAGGGTATGGGGAATAAACGACTGTCCACCGAAACCGGGGTTGACTGACATCAGCAGGATCACGTCCAGCTTATCCATCACGTGGTCCAGATAAGTCAGCGGCGTGGCGGGATTAAAGACCAGTCCGGCCTTACAGCCGTGCTCTTTAATAAGCTGCAAAGAGCGATCGATATGTTCAGAAGCTTCAGGGTGGAAGGTGATGATGCTGGCGCCCGCCGCCGCAAAGTCGGGAATGATGCGATCCACCGGTTTCACCATCAGATGTACATCAATCGGCGCGGTAATACCGTAATCGCACAGCGCCTTAAGCACCATGGGACCAATGGTCAGGTTAGGGACATAGTGGTTGTCCATAACGTCGAAGTGCACCACATCGGCACCGGCCGCCAGCGCCTTCGCGGTATCTTCCCCCAGCCGTGCAAAATCGGCCGAGAGGATAGAGGGGGCAATCAGATACTGTTTCATCCACTTCTCCTGTTCAACGCTTCGTCTGCGGCGGCTAAGGCCTGAAGCGGCTTGTAGAGCGCCAGTAGTTCGTCTACCTTCTTACGCGTTCCGCCATTGCTGCTGATGCTGCGCCGGACGCTCACCTTGTACAAATCCGTCGCCTGCTGGTACCAGTCCTGAGTCAGCACGGTATCGTGGTTGGAGATCAACACCGGAATGCCGCGCCCGGACAGCTCTTCCGCCAGACGGGCCAGCTGTTGCTGATGCGCCAGGCTAAAGCTGTTGGTGTGGTAAGCCGTAAAGTTGGCCGTTGCGGAAAGCGGCGCATAGGGCGGATCGCAGTAGACCACCGAACCCGGCGGCGCATCACCCATGCTATCGATATAGGACTGGCAGTGGAAGGTGGCCTTCTGCGCCTGAGCCGCAAAG
This window encodes:
- a CDS encoding phosphoglycolate phosphatase — translated: MDKFSTLRAVAFDLDGTLVDSAPGLTEAVDNALYALELPRAGEDRVITWIGNGADVLAERALCWALKEKAEGKGEPQPDDEMRRMMRKLFDRYYGEVAEQGSFLFPAVAETLAALKQHGVALALVTNKPTPFVRPILESLGLSGYFEPIIGGDDVENKKPHPEPILRVAERLGISPQALLFVGDSRNDIQAARAAGCPSVGMTYGYNYGEAIALSNPDKVLDRFHELLPLLGLPQYEHQE
- the rpe gene encoding ribulose-phosphate 3-epimerase; translated protein: MKQYLIAPSILSADFARLGEDTAKALAAGADVVHFDVMDNHYVPNLTIGPMVLKALCDYGITAPIDVHLMVKPVDRIIPDFAAAGASIITFHPEASEHIDRSLQLIKEHGCKAGLVFNPATPLTYLDHVMDKLDVILLMSVNPGFGGQSFIPHTLEKLRQVRERIDASGLDIRLEVDGGVKADNIGEIAAAGADMFVAGSAIFGKPDYKAVIDQMRSELAKVSHG